The proteins below are encoded in one region of Aeromonas veronii:
- the bioD gene encoding dethiobiotin synthase, whose protein sequence is MATSFFITGTDTDVGKTLVARTLLQEFSALGLRCAGYKPISAGCARTPDGLRNQDALQLQAAASLKLPYEQVNPFAYEPPIAPHIAAREVGETIEMAGLSAGLRAIEQAGAELVIVEGAGGWFLPLDRTHLLSDWVKQQNLPVIVVVGAKLGCLNHALLTVAAIRHQDLPIAGWVINRLDEHMSHYPENLDTLRGLMPAPFLGEIPFVNNPLDADLRGCLDVSPLL, encoded by the coding sequence ATGGCCACATCCTTCTTCATCACCGGCACCGACACCGACGTGGGCAAGACCCTGGTCGCCCGCACCCTGCTGCAGGAGTTTTCAGCCCTCGGCCTTCGCTGCGCCGGTTACAAGCCCATCTCGGCGGGTTGCGCCCGCACCCCGGATGGCCTGCGCAATCAGGATGCCCTGCAACTGCAGGCCGCGGCCAGCCTCAAGCTCCCCTACGAGCAGGTCAATCCCTTCGCCTATGAACCGCCCATCGCGCCCCATATCGCCGCCAGGGAGGTGGGAGAGACCATCGAGATGGCGGGGCTGAGCGCCGGCCTGCGGGCCATCGAGCAGGCGGGGGCTGAACTGGTGATCGTGGAGGGGGCGGGGGGCTGGTTCCTGCCCCTGGACAGAACCCACCTGCTGTCGGACTGGGTCAAGCAGCAGAATCTGCCGGTGATCGTGGTGGTGGGGGCCAAGCTCGGTTGCCTCAACCACGCCCTGCTCACGGTGGCCGCCATCCGCCATCAGGACTTGCCCATCGCGGGCTGGGTCATCAACCGGCTGGATGAGCACATGAGCCACTATCCGGAGAACCTGGATACCCTGAGGGGCTTGATGCCGGCGCCGTTTTTGGGTGAAATACCCTTTGTAAACAATCCACTCGATGCAGATCTGCGCGGTTGTCTCGACGTTTCCCCTCTGCTTTGA
- the htpX gene encoding protease HtpX has protein sequence MKRIMLFLVTNLAVMLVLGVVLNILFSVLGINKSSISGLLVFCAVFGFGGSFISLLMSKWMAKRSYGVQVIEQPRNETEHWLVSTVARQAREAGIKMPEVGIYDSPEMNAFATGARRDDSLVAVSSGLLYSMSRDEAEAVLAHEVSHVANGDMVTLTLIQGVVNTFVMFFARIVAGVISNFFSSNNEEESSSTGGFAYMITVFVLEMIFGVLASIIVMWFSRQREFRADAGAAKLAGRDKMIAALQRLSRGAEPQMEGSMMAFGINGKRSMSELFMSHPPIEQRIAALRG, from the coding sequence ATGAAGCGAATTATGCTATTCCTGGTGACCAACCTGGCCGTCATGCTGGTGCTGGGGGTGGTACTCAATATCCTGTTCTCGGTTCTGGGGATCAACAAGTCCAGCATTTCCGGTCTGTTGGTGTTCTGTGCCGTGTTCGGGTTTGGGGGTTCCTTTATCTCCTTGCTGATGTCCAAGTGGATGGCCAAGCGCAGCTATGGCGTCCAGGTCATCGAGCAGCCCCGCAACGAGACCGAGCACTGGCTGGTGAGCACGGTGGCGCGTCAGGCCCGTGAAGCCGGCATCAAGATGCCGGAAGTGGGGATCTATGACTCGCCCGAGATGAACGCCTTCGCCACCGGCGCCCGTCGTGACGACTCGCTGGTCGCGGTGTCGTCCGGCCTGCTCTACAGCATGAGCCGTGACGAGGCGGAAGCCGTGCTGGCCCACGAGGTGAGCCACGTGGCCAATGGCGACATGGTGACCCTGACCCTGATCCAGGGGGTGGTGAACACCTTCGTGATGTTCTTCGCCCGCATCGTGGCCGGCGTCATCAGCAACTTCTTCAGCTCCAACAACGAGGAAGAGAGCAGCAGCACCGGTGGTTTCGCCTATATGATCACCGTCTTCGTGCTGGAGATGATCTTCGGCGTGCTGGCCTCCATCATCGTCATGTGGTTCAGCCGTCAGCGTGAATTCCGCGCCGACGCGGGCGCCGCCAAGCTGGCCGGTCGTGACAAGATGATCGCCGCCCTGCAGCGCCTCTCCCGCGGTGCCGAGCCCCAGATGGAAGGTTCCATGATGGCCTTTGGCATCAACGGCAAGCGCTCCATGAGCGAGCTGTTCATGAGCCACCCGCCCATCGAGCAGCGTATCGCCGCCCTGCGCGGTTAA
- a CDS encoding YdcH family protein: MFPEYRELISKLKSSDVHFQKKFDLHNDLDAEIRKLEKHHASDYSSEVKDLKKQKLKLKEEIYDILKQHPH; encoded by the coding sequence ATGTTCCCAGAGTACAGAGAGCTCATCTCGAAACTGAAGAGCAGTGATGTCCATTTCCAGAAGAAGTTTGACTTGCACAACGACCTGGATGCGGAGATTAGAAAACTGGAGAAGCATCACGCCAGCGATTACAGCTCCGAGGTGAAGGATCTGAAAAAACAGAAACTTAAACTGAAAGAGGAGATATACGACATCCTCAAACAACATCCACACTAG
- a CDS encoding SulP family inorganic anion transporter, with protein sequence MRDFFSLERWLPGLAALLQYQRAWLVPDLRAGLSVAAVALPVAIAYSELAGVGAIVGLYSCILPMLVYAMFGTSRQLIVGPDAATCAVIAAVVTPLAAGDATRHWQLVMTMTAMTGFWCLIASRFKLGVLADFLSRPILMGLLNGVAITIMVGQLSKIFGFTFSERYLIERILNGTHYITQTHLPTLAMSLTTLLTLLLAKRYKPAWPSSMVAMVVTAALVWAFDLGRFDIATLGAIGSGLPAFQMPEFPPGLMRELVLPALNLAMVSFVSMMLTARSFAAKNGYEIDADKEFRALGMANLAAAASQGFAISGADSRTAVNDANGGKSQLVSIIAAIVIALVTFYLTAPLQYIPTAALGVVLVMASLSLTDFRGLWALRNSDRAAFWLALITFISVLTMGVIPGITLAVLLGLFQFLRNVMRPTDQLLGMDDEGVVRTLGDNEQAKAIPGILVYRFNSPLTYFNAPYFKRRVLALLVQDPHSPKCLVIDAVACFTHQDISVMSMVGELHKDLKRRGIHMVMAGRHGQMTHWLQQAGIRVGEEGILLSPDMYQALRLTRCYREPVFKDDEAQQTIPDSPAPSWPRDETLPDSARLTLPSEQEAGATPA encoded by the coding sequence ATGCGCGACTTCTTCTCTCTCGAACGCTGGCTGCCGGGCCTTGCCGCCCTGCTGCAATATCAGCGGGCCTGGCTGGTGCCGGACCTTCGCGCTGGCCTGTCGGTGGCCGCCGTGGCACTGCCCGTGGCCATCGCCTATTCGGAGCTCGCCGGCGTCGGTGCCATCGTCGGCCTCTACTCCTGCATCCTGCCCATGCTGGTCTATGCCATGTTCGGCACCTCCCGCCAGCTCATCGTCGGGCCGGACGCCGCCACCTGTGCCGTCATCGCCGCCGTGGTGACCCCGCTGGCCGCCGGGGATGCCACCCGTCATTGGCAACTGGTGATGACCATGACCGCCATGACCGGCTTCTGGTGCCTCATCGCCAGCCGCTTCAAGCTGGGGGTGCTGGCAGATTTTCTCTCCCGTCCCATCCTGATGGGCCTGCTCAACGGGGTCGCCATCACCATCATGGTGGGCCAGCTCTCCAAGATCTTTGGCTTCACCTTCAGCGAACGCTACCTCATCGAGCGGATCCTCAACGGCACTCACTACATCACCCAGACCCATCTGCCCACCCTGGCCATGAGTCTGACCACCCTGCTCACCCTGCTGCTGGCCAAGCGCTACAAGCCGGCCTGGCCCTCCTCCATGGTCGCCATGGTGGTGACCGCGGCCCTGGTATGGGCCTTCGACCTCGGACGATTCGACATCGCGACCCTGGGGGCCATCGGCTCCGGCCTGCCTGCCTTCCAGATGCCGGAATTTCCCCCCGGCCTGATGCGCGAACTCGTGCTGCCCGCCCTCAACCTCGCCATGGTGAGCTTCGTCTCCATGATGCTCACCGCCCGCAGCTTCGCGGCCAAGAACGGCTACGAGATTGACGCGGACAAGGAGTTTCGAGCGCTCGGCATGGCGAACCTGGCGGCCGCCGCCTCCCAGGGCTTTGCCATCAGCGGGGCGGATTCGCGTACCGCGGTCAACGACGCCAATGGCGGCAAGAGCCAGCTGGTCTCCATCATCGCCGCCATCGTCATCGCCCTGGTCACCTTCTACCTGACGGCCCCCCTGCAATACATTCCCACCGCCGCCCTCGGCGTGGTGCTGGTGATGGCCTCCCTGTCGCTGACCGATTTTCGCGGCCTCTGGGCCCTGCGCAACTCCGACCGTGCCGCCTTCTGGCTGGCCCTCATAACCTTCATCAGCGTGTTGACCATGGGGGTCATCCCGGGGATCACTCTCGCGGTCTTGCTCGGCCTGTTCCAGTTCCTGCGCAACGTGATGCGCCCAACGGATCAACTGCTCGGCATGGATGATGAAGGGGTGGTACGCACCCTGGGGGACAACGAACAGGCCAAGGCCATCCCCGGCATTCTGGTCTATCGCTTCAACTCGCCGCTGACCTACTTCAACGCCCCCTATTTCAAGCGGCGGGTGCTGGCCCTGCTGGTGCAGGATCCCCACAGCCCCAAATGCCTGGTGATCGACGCCGTCGCCTGTTTCACCCACCAGGACATCAGCGTGATGAGCATGGTGGGGGAGCTGCACAAGGATCTGAAACGGCGCGGCATTCACATGGTGATGGCCGGTCGTCACGGCCAGATGACCCACTGGTTGCAACAGGCGGGGATCCGGGTCGGCGAGGAGGGCATACTGCTCAGCCCCGACATGTATCAGGCCCTGCGCCTGACCCGCTGTTACCGGGAGCCGGTATTCAAGGATGATGAGGCGCAGCAGACCATCCCGGACAGCCCGGCGCCCTCCTGGCCGCGAGATGAGACGCTGCCGGACTCGGCGCGCCTCACCCTGCCCTCCGAGCAGGAGGCCGGTGCCACCCCGGCCTGA
- a CDS encoding penicillin acylase family protein, whose amino-acid sequence MRSPFSLPLLGCLVLAGCQDNSSEADPRSHYKVAITYTEQGVPHIKANDYASLGFGAGYAHAEENLCTLSEQIMKLQGDKSRWFGAGEQQRNLLSDVGYRTLALVDEAKGLYDKLSPDARDLIEGYVAGFNHSLAARTSPADYPSPCRGAEWVTPITPTQLLAYHLDLAQLASGRSFISAMAAAQPPSPQVAARALPAPTLESEWLLTSEGIGSNGWALGADRSRNASGLLLGNPHFPWDGELRFYELHLQIPGKLNVTGATMMGFPAVLIGFNEQLGWTHTVSQSKRFTLYQLTLDPDNPLRYRYGNEWREMSQKTVTLEVRQADGSLQPYRQTVYASHFGPMVNLASLSPALGWSRSTAISFRDANAGNYKMLEQWLAMARAQSTPAFFDALAEHQGIPWVNTLLVDKQGEASYVDATQVPRLGAKAEAWWRTASQSSQLAPIWLDGEGSVLLPGNDPDFEWVDSGQTRAPGLVPLSQAPRQTRSDYVYNANSSHWLTNLDAPLEGYSILYGPEQTVRSPRTRYNALLITHPDSQGLTGPDRRFTLSDLQRVVTHNGSLFARELKEPLLARCQAHPLIQLTTGPLDLSPSCNALAGWDGEYQLDSRGAHLMREWLTAFRTGGHRDIKDALFALPFDPANPATTPRGLAPWSGNPDQDPALLALAGAQQRLQGARIALDASLGELQFVQKASGLAPVALPGGNSFEGMFNMVQTNMPSRSTSDLANIITGQAVPGTTLRSRNDDGDGQPDLRYRANYGSSFVLALQFDADGPKAERFLSYGQSHDPESPHFIDQTEQFARQQWQPMRFTDEEIAAHQERKLTLQVPRPLTP is encoded by the coding sequence ATGCGATCTCCTTTTTCCCTCCCTCTGCTCGGCTGCCTGGTATTGGCAGGCTGTCAGGACAACAGCAGCGAAGCGGATCCCCGCAGCCACTACAAGGTGGCCATCACCTACACGGAGCAAGGGGTGCCCCACATCAAGGCGAATGACTACGCCAGCCTCGGCTTTGGCGCCGGTTATGCCCACGCCGAGGAGAACCTCTGCACCCTGAGCGAGCAGATCATGAAGCTCCAGGGTGACAAGTCTCGCTGGTTCGGTGCTGGCGAGCAGCAGCGCAACCTGCTCTCCGACGTGGGTTATCGCACCCTGGCGCTGGTCGATGAGGCCAAGGGGCTTTATGACAAACTTTCCCCCGATGCCCGGGATCTCATCGAAGGCTATGTGGCGGGTTTCAACCATTCACTCGCGGCCAGAACCAGTCCGGCAGACTATCCCTCTCCCTGCCGCGGGGCTGAGTGGGTCACCCCCATCACCCCCACCCAGCTGCTGGCCTATCACCTGGATCTCGCCCAGCTCGCCAGCGGTCGCAGTTTCATCTCCGCCATGGCGGCGGCCCAGCCTCCCAGTCCTCAGGTCGCCGCCCGTGCCCTGCCAGCCCCGACACTCGAGTCTGAGTGGCTGCTCACCTCCGAGGGGATCGGCAGCAACGGCTGGGCACTGGGGGCGGATCGCAGCCGCAATGCCAGCGGACTGCTGCTCGGCAACCCGCATTTCCCCTGGGACGGCGAGCTCAGGTTCTATGAGCTGCACCTGCAGATCCCGGGCAAGCTCAACGTGACCGGGGCGACCATGATGGGCTTCCCTGCGGTGCTCATCGGCTTCAACGAGCAACTCGGCTGGACCCACACCGTCTCCCAGTCCAAGCGCTTCACCCTCTATCAACTGACTCTGGATCCGGACAATCCCCTGCGTTATCGCTACGGCAACGAGTGGCGGGAGATGAGCCAGAAGACAGTCACCCTCGAGGTACGCCAGGCCGACGGCAGCCTGCAACCCTACCGCCAGACCGTCTATGCCAGCCACTTCGGCCCCATGGTCAACCTGGCTTCCCTCTCGCCGGCCCTCGGCTGGAGCCGCAGCACAGCCATCAGTTTCCGCGATGCCAATGCCGGCAACTACAAGATGCTGGAACAGTGGCTGGCCATGGCCAGAGCCCAGAGCACCCCGGCCTTCTTTGACGCCCTTGCTGAGCATCAGGGGATCCCCTGGGTCAATACCCTGCTGGTCGACAAGCAGGGAGAGGCCAGCTACGTGGATGCCACCCAGGTTCCCCGCCTCGGAGCCAAGGCCGAAGCCTGGTGGCGCACGGCCTCCCAGAGCTCGCAGCTCGCCCCCATCTGGCTAGACGGTGAGGGCAGCGTGCTGCTGCCTGGCAATGACCCCGACTTCGAGTGGGTCGACAGCGGCCAGACCCGGGCCCCCGGCCTGGTCCCCCTGAGTCAGGCCCCCCGGCAGACCCGCAGCGACTATGTCTACAACGCCAATAGCAGTCACTGGCTCACCAACCTCGATGCCCCCCTCGAGGGCTACTCGATCCTTTACGGCCCCGAGCAGACGGTACGCAGCCCGCGCACCCGCTATAACGCCCTGCTCATCACCCATCCGGACAGCCAGGGACTGACCGGCCCGGATCGCCGCTTCACCCTTTCGGATCTGCAACGGGTGGTCACTCACAACGGTTCCCTGTTTGCCCGCGAGCTCAAAGAGCCCCTGCTGGCCCGCTGCCAAGCTCATCCCCTGATCCAGCTGACCACGGGCCCCCTGGATCTGAGCCCGAGCTGCAATGCCCTGGCTGGCTGGGATGGGGAGTATCAACTGGACAGCCGGGGCGCCCACCTGATGCGCGAGTGGTTGACGGCATTTCGCACCGGCGGTCACAGGGACATCAAGGACGCCCTGTTTGCCCTTCCCTTCGATCCGGCCAACCCCGCCACGACGCCTCGCGGGTTGGCCCCCTGGTCCGGCAACCCGGATCAGGATCCAGCCCTGCTGGCTCTGGCCGGGGCACAGCAACGCCTGCAAGGCGCACGGATAGCGCTGGATGCCTCCCTCGGCGAGTTGCAGTTCGTGCAGAAGGCCAGCGGCCTGGCTCCTGTCGCCCTGCCCGGTGGCAACTCGTTCGAAGGCATGTTCAACATGGTGCAGACCAACATGCCCTCGCGCAGCACCTCGGATCTGGCCAACATCATCACCGGCCAGGCCGTACCGGGCACCACGCTGCGCAGCCGGAATGATGATGGGGATGGTCAGCCGGATCTGCGCTATCGCGCCAACTATGGCTCCAGCTTCGTGCTGGCCCTGCAGTTCGATGCCGACGGCCCCAAGGCCGAGCGCTTCCTGAGCTATGGTCAGTCCCACGACCCCGAAAGCCCGCACTTCATCGATCAGACCGAACAGTTTGCCCGGCAACAGTGGCAGCCCATGCGCTTCACCGACGAGGAGATCGCCGCCCATCAGGAGCGCAAGCTGACACTCCAGGTGCCTCGCCCCCTCACGCCCTGA
- a CDS encoding helix-turn-helix domain-containing protein, translating into MQWEGMAAVLSLSLGSMLLLAVINWWRARWDGASGYLLALLMLSSLQALEYLYHQQQWFMYWPHLLKLADPLVVMIPFCLYGYIRALQGEAVLGRWREKLGHGLPLLLVALLDLPYWLLPAEEKIRRILLGAQDEALWSGLTPYGNQYLLIIALLGLGYWWQQRRLGVVSRKPALRAWVMQLQGLQLLVASLLLVRIVVSWLGWSFSTAYLQAPVIAWLLLQILAHARLPQPSPLVATPSHETASVSPEPEAPLRDEGLSCLFAELERQLKSGAYRDPALSLGKLAGECGISTHQASSAINACSGGHFYDWINRYRVEEAKRLLQGSEETVASICYQAGFNSKSTFNTAFRRHTGLTPSAFRRQAPSDALGAAS; encoded by the coding sequence ATGCAATGGGAAGGAATGGCGGCGGTGCTCAGTCTGAGCCTGGGATCCATGCTGCTGCTGGCGGTGATCAACTGGTGGCGGGCCCGCTGGGATGGGGCTTCCGGCTACCTGCTGGCTCTGCTGATGCTGAGCAGCCTGCAGGCTCTTGAATATCTCTACCATCAGCAGCAGTGGTTCATGTACTGGCCCCATCTGCTCAAGCTGGCGGATCCCCTGGTGGTAATGATCCCCTTCTGCCTCTATGGCTACATCCGTGCCCTGCAAGGGGAGGCCGTTCTCGGTCGCTGGCGTGAAAAGTTGGGTCATGGCCTGCCGCTGCTGCTGGTCGCCCTGCTGGATCTGCCTTATTGGCTGCTGCCGGCGGAGGAAAAAATCCGCAGGATCTTGCTCGGCGCGCAAGATGAGGCGCTCTGGTCCGGGCTGACGCCTTATGGCAATCAATACCTGCTCATCATCGCCCTGCTGGGGCTGGGATACTGGTGGCAGCAGCGGCGACTCGGTGTCGTCAGCCGCAAACCGGCGCTGCGGGCCTGGGTGATGCAACTGCAAGGGCTGCAACTGCTGGTGGCCTCGCTGCTGCTGGTGAGGATTGTTGTGAGCTGGCTGGGCTGGTCCTTCTCCACCGCCTACCTGCAGGCTCCGGTCATCGCCTGGCTGCTGTTGCAGATCCTGGCTCACGCCCGTCTGCCACAGCCATCGCCTCTTGTGGCGACCCCCTCTCATGAGACCGCATCGGTGAGCCCAGAACCCGAGGCCCCTTTGCGGGATGAGGGGCTGTCGTGCCTGTTTGCCGAGCTAGAACGCCAACTGAAGAGCGGTGCCTATCGGGATCCGGCCCTGTCGCTTGGCAAGCTGGCGGGGGAGTGTGGGATCAGCACGCATCAGGCTTCCAGCGCCATCAACGCCTGTTCGGGGGGACACTTCTACGACTGGATCAACCGCTACCGGGTGGAGGAGGCCAAGCGATTGCTGCAAGGGAGCGAGGAGACGGTGGCCAGCATCTGTTACCAGGCCGGTTTCAACAGCAAATCGACCTTCAACACCGCGTTTCGGCGCCACACCGGCCTGACCCCCAGCGCGTTTCGTCGCCAGGCTCCCTCCGATGCGCTGGGCGCCGCTTCGTGA
- a CDS encoding MOSC N-terminal beta barrel domain-containing protein, with the protein MPRLDSIHLYPIKSTAGMPLSRARVTEEGLLGDRRYMVVKPDGSFITARTHPQLQLVVATPMEGGLQLRYPGMTPLALHESDFSRALQATGVWGDSFQALHTHDQADGWLSRVAGEPVRLLWLGERSERFRAKTGTRVSFADGYPLLLISQASLEDLNLRSEALHQMSQFRTNLVASDTRPFEEDGWKRIRIGEVEFLVAKPCSRCIMTTVEPGSDRFNALKEPLATLTRYRRGEDGEVYFGQNLVALNEGWIEAGSEIEVLERARPPVYPNGAPKKRELVCVAREPLARDLETFWFEAADGEPLPDYLPGQHLPISLDIGQGQARERQQRRYTLSSTPDLPERYSISVKRIGDGRLSPWLHGQFKVGDRLLASPPAGDFHLGRERKLLLLSAGSGVTPMLAIARTLQLRHELDEVHFMHLCRSEADIPAAAELNALRQAGMGLTLILSQPGSHWQGLRGRLSKEHLARLPDLATREVFLCGPHGFMSEAVKLLQALDVPADRIKQESFGGAILSVARPHQAVQLRIGEQSFMGNNQGTVLDQAHKQGVELPWSCRAGICGSCKQTLLSGEVDHPEAPAITAAERAEGRILTCCAVPLTDLVIK; encoded by the coding sequence ATGCCAAGGCTCGACAGCATTCATCTCTACCCCATCAAATCGACGGCAGGCATGCCACTCTCCCGCGCCCGGGTGACCGAAGAAGGCCTGCTCGGGGATCGCCGCTACATGGTGGTCAAGCCGGACGGCAGCTTCATCACGGCCCGCACCCATCCCCAGTTGCAACTGGTGGTGGCCACGCCCATGGAGGGCGGCTTGCAGCTGCGCTACCCGGGCATGACGCCCCTCGCGCTGCACGAGAGCGACTTCAGTCGCGCACTCCAGGCTACCGGGGTCTGGGGTGACAGCTTCCAGGCCCTGCACACCCACGATCAGGCGGATGGCTGGTTGAGTCGCGTGGCCGGTGAGCCGGTACGCCTGCTCTGGCTCGGCGAGCGCTCCGAGCGTTTTCGCGCCAAGACCGGTACCCGGGTCAGCTTCGCCGACGGCTATCCCCTGCTGCTGATAAGCCAGGCCTCCCTTGAGGATCTCAACCTGAGATCCGAAGCCCTGCACCAGATGAGCCAGTTCAGGACCAACCTGGTGGCGAGCGATACCCGACCGTTCGAGGAAGATGGCTGGAAGCGGATCCGCATCGGTGAGGTGGAGTTCCTGGTGGCCAAGCCCTGCAGCCGCTGCATCATGACCACGGTGGAGCCCGGCAGCGACAGATTCAACGCCCTCAAGGAGCCGCTCGCCACCCTCACCCGCTATCGCCGAGGCGAAGACGGGGAGGTCTATTTCGGCCAGAACCTGGTGGCCCTGAACGAGGGCTGGATTGAAGCGGGCAGCGAGATCGAGGTGCTGGAGCGCGCCCGTCCCCCCGTCTATCCCAACGGCGCACCGAAGAAGCGGGAGCTGGTCTGCGTGGCGCGCGAGCCCCTGGCCCGGGATCTGGAGACCTTCTGGTTCGAGGCCGCCGATGGGGAACCGCTGCCAGACTATTTACCCGGCCAGCACCTGCCCATCAGCCTGGATATCGGTCAGGGGCAGGCGCGAGAGCGGCAGCAACGGCGCTACACCCTGAGCTCGACGCCGGATCTGCCGGAGCGTTACAGCATCAGCGTCAAACGCATCGGAGATGGTCGCCTCTCCCCCTGGTTGCACGGCCAGTTCAAGGTCGGCGACCGGCTGCTGGCTTCCCCTCCCGCCGGGGACTTCCATCTGGGGCGCGAGCGCAAGCTGCTGCTGCTCTCGGCAGGTTCCGGCGTCACCCCCATGCTCGCCATCGCCCGCACTCTGCAACTGCGCCATGAACTCGACGAAGTCCATTTCATGCACCTGTGCCGCAGCGAGGCCGACATCCCGGCCGCCGCCGAACTCAATGCCCTGCGCCAGGCCGGCATGGGCCTCACCCTGATACTGAGTCAACCGGGGAGCCATTGGCAGGGGCTGCGCGGTCGCCTCAGCAAGGAACACCTGGCCCGACTGCCGGATCTCGCGACCCGGGAGGTCTTCCTGTGCGGCCCCCATGGCTTCATGAGCGAGGCGGTCAAGCTGTTGCAGGCGCTGGACGTACCCGCCGATCGCATCAAGCAGGAGAGCTTCGGCGGCGCCATCCTCTCGGTGGCAAGGCCCCATCAGGCGGTGCAGCTGCGCATCGGCGAGCAGAGCTTCATGGGCAACAACCAGGGCACCGTGCTGGATCAGGCCCACAAGCAAGGAGTGGAGCTGCCCTGGAGCTGCCGCGCCGGCATCTGCGGCAGCTGCAAGCAGACCCTGCTCTCGGGAGAGGTGGATCATCCAGAGGCGCCGGCCATCACCGCCGCCGAGCGGGCCGAGGGCAGGATCCTCACCTGCTGCGCCGTGCCGCTGACCGATCTGGTGATTAAATAG
- a CDS encoding MATE family efflux transporter, whose translation MQTQSHAGPGTLFALTWPLFIDLALHFLTGALNTFMVGHVSYQGVAALAVGNQVFDLAITLFSFVSIGTSVVITQYLGAGDKEKARIVIHTAIGFNLLVGLVAAVGVMAGASTMLALMNLPAHLMGDATLYLQIIGLCLLPEAAALCLAATLRAHGHTRQAMYVTLIVNLITFVGNLLLLYGWFGLPQLGVAGVAISTVAGRIVGVVLLVWLVARKTGIRLRLPEIVRPSRAMLDKVLHIGLPAAGENLSWMLQFMVVTAFVGLLGDKALATQSYFFQICLFILLFGLSIGLGNEIIIGHLAGARRFEQAYKQLLKSLKLGLIVTTLIAIAAALNGRAIISLFTDDADIITQVAQLFLISLILEPGRTFNLVVINALRATGDARFPLYMALVSMWGIAVPLAYFLGIMQGYGLVGIWLALACDEWVRGLAMFWRWRSRRWQNKILVEPSVES comes from the coding sequence ATGCAGACTCAATCCCATGCAGGCCCCGGCACCCTCTTCGCCCTGACCTGGCCGCTCTTTATCGATCTCGCCCTGCACTTTTTGACCGGGGCCCTCAACACCTTCATGGTGGGCCATGTCTCCTATCAGGGGGTGGCGGCGCTCGCCGTCGGCAATCAAGTGTTCGATCTCGCCATCACCCTGTTCAGCTTTGTCAGCATCGGCACCAGCGTGGTGATCACCCAGTATCTGGGAGCGGGCGACAAAGAGAAGGCGCGCATAGTCATCCACACCGCCATCGGTTTCAACCTGCTGGTGGGACTGGTGGCGGCGGTGGGGGTCATGGCCGGCGCCAGCACCATGCTGGCGCTGATGAACCTGCCTGCCCACCTGATGGGGGATGCCACCCTTTACTTGCAGATCATCGGTCTGTGTCTGCTGCCGGAGGCGGCGGCGCTCTGTCTGGCGGCCACCCTGCGCGCCCACGGCCACACCCGTCAGGCCATGTACGTGACCCTGATCGTCAACCTCATCACCTTCGTCGGCAACCTGTTGCTGCTCTATGGCTGGTTCGGCCTGCCCCAGCTCGGGGTGGCCGGGGTCGCCATCAGCACGGTAGCGGGGCGCATCGTCGGTGTGGTGCTGCTGGTGTGGCTGGTGGCCCGCAAGACCGGCATCCGCCTGCGTCTGCCCGAGATCGTTCGGCCGAGCCGTGCCATGCTGGACAAGGTGCTGCACATCGGCCTGCCGGCGGCGGGGGAGAACCTCTCCTGGATGCTGCAGTTCATGGTGGTGACCGCCTTCGTCGGCCTGCTCGGCGACAAGGCGCTGGCTACCCAGTCCTACTTCTTCCAGATCTGCCTGTTCATCTTGCTGTTCGGCCTCTCCATCGGCCTGGGCAACGAGATCATCATCGGTCATCTGGCGGGGGCACGGCGCTTCGAGCAGGCCTACAAGCAGTTGCTCAAGAGCCTCAAGCTCGGTCTCATCGTCACCACCCTCATCGCCATCGCCGCAGCCCTGAACGGGCGCGCCATCATCAGCCTGTTCACCGACGATGCCGACATCATCACCCAGGTGGCCCAGCTGTTCCTCATCAGCCTCATCCTCGAACCCGGCCGCACCTTCAACCTGGTGGTGATCAACGCCCTGCGCGCCACCGGGGATGCCCGCTTCCCCCTCTACATGGCGCTGGTCTCCATGTGGGGAATTGCCGTTCCTCTGGCCTATTTCCTTGGTATCATGCAGGGCTATGGGCTGGTCGGCATCTGGCTCGCGCTCGCCTGTGACGAATGGGTGCGCGGTCTGGCCATGTTCTGGCGCTGGCGCAGCCGTCGCTGGCAAAACAAAATCCTCGTTGAACCATCAGTGGAATCATAA